One stretch of Euphorbia lathyris chromosome 7, ddEupLath1.1, whole genome shotgun sequence DNA includes these proteins:
- the LOC136235737 gene encoding putative disease resistance protein At3g14460 isoform X3 → MHDLIRNLALSVNAEICFNLDDKLQATTSSKAKVRHSSFSRHVCDISQRFEVFYEMMNLRTLLALPIMPSSYHQVSDKMLHDLVPRLRCLMVLSLAGYCIEELPSSIGSLKHLWYLNLSYTGLTKLPESISRLFNLQTLKLHGCQKLTELPRGISNLINLQYLDIRDTDSLQEMPPLVGNLTNLKTLPKFVVGKGHGLGISELMKLTHLQGELHITGLHNVGNVRDSELVNLKEKQNIDSLTLEWTDSLNGVQNEQQVLASLHPHRNLGELSVKFYSGTKFPLWLGDPKFTKMKHLELKSCKIMSLPPLGQLPLLRKLSIEGMDGVKEVGVEFFGVGSPSSKAFPSLESLIITNMLEWEQWFCEEPRQVFPNLCELRMRNCPKLFGKLPKFLPSLKNLEICDCPRLTELPEILPSLTKMKVEKCQEMLLRNAHGLISLTALEIRRISNLVSLHELLLPALVALEDLDIVDCHELMHLWPDESNIAKLPSMRRLCIQECENLESLVEGHEGILPCNLQVLIIEKCRNLNKLPNGLQSLAYLRVLRINSCAKLTSFPAEGLPSCLRVLSIRNCDSLVSLPEGIIHHGSDINEMSHLKKLAIEGCPSLAPFPYGKFPDSLRTLTVCYCSNQLLELQNGRLSHLTYLDIKDCHELECFPQGGLAIPTLIYFTISRCENLKYLPDEMQNLVSLLCFEIHDCGNIMSFPRGLPPNLTTFRISGCKNLSQPISEWGLHRLTCLKRLSIKDTSATADVICFPDADGLLLPTSLTLLWIDGLKNLKSISRGLQNLTSLESLWIWDQTQLLAKGGSPSYSCIYRNYIMSSSRKTVLEKERRLLAHYCSHPLHHYRFNNALKPMVYVKLLGTDLGSCLTTIHFAQAFLYTVLGRRQRSIGANSKIPSMLRP, encoded by the exons ATGCATGACTTGATAAGGAACCTTGCTTTGTCTGTAAATGCTGAAATATGCTTTAACCTGGATGACAAGCTACAAGCAACAACAAGTTCAAAGGCAAAGGTGCGTCATTCATCATTTTCTCGTCATGTTTGTGACATCTCTCAAAGATTTGAAGTCTTTTATGAAATGATGAATTTGCGTACTCTATTGGCATTACCGATCATGCCATCATCTTATCACCAAGTAAGTGATAAGATGCTGCATGACTTGGTTCCCAGATTAAGATGCTTAATGGTGCTATCTTTAGCTGGTTATTGTATTGAGGAGCTACCAAGTTCTATTGGTTCCTTAAAGCATTTGTGGTACCTTAATTTGTCTTATACTGGTCTTACAAAGTTACCCGAATCAATTAGTAGGCTCTTCAACCTCCAAACTCTGAAATTACACGGGTGCCAGAAGCTTACAGAGTTACCTAGAGGTATCAGCAATCTTATAAACCTGCAATATCTTGATATTAGGGATACTGATAGTTTGCAGGAGATGCCACCGCTAGTAGGTAATTTGACAAACCTCAAGACCTTGCCTAAGTTTGTTGTAGGAAAAGGTCATGGACTTGGGATTTCGGAATTGATGAAATTAACTCATCTTCAAGGGGAGCTTCATATTACAGGGTTGCATAATGTGGGGAATGTTAGAGATTCAGAGCTGGTCAACCTAAAGGAGAAGCAGAATATTGATTCATTAACCTTGGAATGGACTGATAGTCTAAATGGTGTGCAAAATGAACAGCAGGTTCTCGCGTCTTTACATCCTCATCGAAATCTAGGAGAGCTTTCTGTTAAGTTCTATAGCGGAACAAAATTCCCATTGTGGTTAGGTGACCCCAAATTCACTAAAATGAAGCATCTTGAGCTCAAAAGTTGTAAAATTATGTCTCTACCGCCACTTGGGCAGCTGCCATTACTTAGAAAGTTGAGCATAGAAGGCATGGATGGAGTGAAAGAAGTGGGTGTTGAGTTTTTCGGGGTTGGTTCTCCTTCTTCTAAAGCTTTTCCATCTTTGGAGTCACTGATCATAACGAATATGCTGGAGTGGGAGCAGTGGTTTTGTGAAGAGCCTAGACAAGTATTTCCCAATCTGTGTGAGCTTAGAATGAGAAATTGTCCAAAATTGTTTGGGAAATTACCCAAGTTCCTCCCTTCCTTGAAAAATCTTGAAATTTGTGACTGCCCGCGGTTAACTGAGTTGCCTGAAATCCTGCCATCTCTTACCAAAATGAAAGTTGAAAAATGCCAAGAGATGCTTCTTAGAAATGCACATGGTCTAATTTCCCTTACAGCATTGGAAATCCGGAGAATCTCAAATCTTGTAAGTCTACATGAATTGCTTTTACCGGCTTTGGTTGCACTCGAAGATCTGGATATTGTAGATTGCCATGAACTAATGCACTTGTGGCCAGATGAAAGTAACATAGCCAAGCTCCCTAGCATGAGACGGTTATGCATACAGGAGTGTGAGAACCTGGAGTCATTAGTAGAGGGACATGAAGGAATTTTACCCTGCAATCTTCAAGTTTTGATCATAGAGAAGTGTAGAAACTTGAACAAGCTACCAAATGGGCTGCAAAGTCTTGCATATCTCCGAGTCTTGAGAATCAATAGCTGTGCAAAACTCACGTCCTTTCCTGCAGAAGGTTTGCCTAGTTGTCTTAGAGTTCTCAGTATCAGGAATTGTGATTCTTTAGTTTCTCTACCCGAGGGTATCATACATCATGGCAGTGATATCAATGAGATGTCTCATCTTAAGAAGTTGGCTATTGAAGGATGTCCATCACTCGCACCATTTCCTTATGGCAAGTTCCCTGATTCACTTAGAACTCTTACAGTTTGTTATTGCTCAAACCAATTGTTAGAGTTGCAAAATGGTAGGCTTTCTCATCTTACATATTTAGACATAAAAGACTGCCATGAGCTAGAATGTTTCCCACAAGGCGGATTAGCCATTCCAACTCTTATCTACTTTACAATTTCGAGGTGCGAAAATTTGAAGTATCTGCCTGATGAGATGCAAAACCTGGTATCACTTCTGTGTTTTGAGATACATGATTGTGGAAATATAATGTCCTTCCCAAGAGGTTTGCCACCAAACTTAACTACTTTCCGAATAAGCGGTTGCAAGAATCTGAGTCAGCCAATATCAGAATGGGGACTACATAGACTGACCTGTCTAAAACGACTATCGATTAAAGACACGAGCGCAACTGCAGATGTGATTTGCTTTCCTGATGCTGATGGTCTGTTACTTCCAACTTCTCTAACCTTGCTTTGGATAGATGGgcttaaaaatttgaaaagcaTATCAAGGGGACTCCAAAACCTCACCTCTCTTGAAAGTTTATGGATTTGGGACCAAACTCAATTGCTTGCCAAAGGAGGGTCTCCCAGCTACTCTTGCATATATAGAAATTATATCATGTCCTCTTCTCGAAAAACGGTGCTCGAGAAAGAAAGGAGATTATTGGCCCATTATTGCTCACATCCCCTGCATCATTACAGGTTCAACAATGCCCTTAAACCCATGGTTTATGTCAAATTACTTGGTACAGACTTGGGGTCATGCCTAACAACTATACACTTTGCTCAA GCTTTTTTGTATACTGTGCTTGGTCGAAGGCAGAGAAGTATAGGGGCTAATTCCAAAATTCCGTCCATGCTTA
- the LOC136235737 gene encoding putative disease resistance protein At3g14460 isoform X1 yields MHDLIRNLALSVNAEICFNLDDKLQATTSSKAKVRHSSFSRHVCDISQRFEVFYEMMNLRTLLALPIMPSSYHQVSDKMLHDLVPRLRCLMVLSLAGYCIEELPSSIGSLKHLWYLNLSYTGLTKLPESISRLFNLQTLKLHGCQKLTELPRGISNLINLQYLDIRDTDSLQEMPPLVGNLTNLKTLPKFVVGKGHGLGISELMKLTHLQGELHITGLHNVGNVRDSELVNLKEKQNIDSLTLEWTDSLNGVQNEQQVLASLHPHRNLGELSVKFYSGTKFPLWLGDPKFTKMKHLELKSCKIMSLPPLGQLPLLRKLSIEGMDGVKEVGVEFFGVGSPSSKAFPSLESLIITNMLEWEQWFCEEPRQVFPNLCELRMRNCPKLFGKLPKFLPSLKNLEICDCPRLTELPEILPSLTKMKVEKCQEMLLRNAHGLISLTALEIRRISNLVSLHELLLPALVALEDLDIVDCHELMHLWPDESNIAKLPSMRRLCIQECENLESLVEGHEGILPCNLQVLIIEKCRNLNKLPNGLQSLAYLRVLRINSCAKLTSFPAEGLPSCLRVLSIRNCDSLVSLPEGIIHHGSDINEMSHLKKLAIEGCPSLAPFPYGKFPDSLRTLTVCYCSNQLLELQNGRLSHLTYLDIKDCHELECFPQGGLAIPTLIYFTISRCENLKYLPDEMQNLVSLLCFEIHDCGNIMSFPRGLPPNLTTFRISGCKNLSQPISEWGLHRLTCLKRLSIKDTSATADVICFPDADGLLLPTSLTLLWIDGLKNLKSISRGLQNLTSLESLWIWDQTQLLAKGGSPSYSCIYRNYIMSSSRKTVLEKERRLLAHYCSHPLHHYRFNNALKPMVYVKLLGTDLGSCLTTIHFAQAFLYTVLGRRQRSIGANSKIPSMLSTASNSYVSLSLSLSYTKLDGNLMVV; encoded by the exons ATGCATGACTTGATAAGGAACCTTGCTTTGTCTGTAAATGCTGAAATATGCTTTAACCTGGATGACAAGCTACAAGCAACAACAAGTTCAAAGGCAAAGGTGCGTCATTCATCATTTTCTCGTCATGTTTGTGACATCTCTCAAAGATTTGAAGTCTTTTATGAAATGATGAATTTGCGTACTCTATTGGCATTACCGATCATGCCATCATCTTATCACCAAGTAAGTGATAAGATGCTGCATGACTTGGTTCCCAGATTAAGATGCTTAATGGTGCTATCTTTAGCTGGTTATTGTATTGAGGAGCTACCAAGTTCTATTGGTTCCTTAAAGCATTTGTGGTACCTTAATTTGTCTTATACTGGTCTTACAAAGTTACCCGAATCAATTAGTAGGCTCTTCAACCTCCAAACTCTGAAATTACACGGGTGCCAGAAGCTTACAGAGTTACCTAGAGGTATCAGCAATCTTATAAACCTGCAATATCTTGATATTAGGGATACTGATAGTTTGCAGGAGATGCCACCGCTAGTAGGTAATTTGACAAACCTCAAGACCTTGCCTAAGTTTGTTGTAGGAAAAGGTCATGGACTTGGGATTTCGGAATTGATGAAATTAACTCATCTTCAAGGGGAGCTTCATATTACAGGGTTGCATAATGTGGGGAATGTTAGAGATTCAGAGCTGGTCAACCTAAAGGAGAAGCAGAATATTGATTCATTAACCTTGGAATGGACTGATAGTCTAAATGGTGTGCAAAATGAACAGCAGGTTCTCGCGTCTTTACATCCTCATCGAAATCTAGGAGAGCTTTCTGTTAAGTTCTATAGCGGAACAAAATTCCCATTGTGGTTAGGTGACCCCAAATTCACTAAAATGAAGCATCTTGAGCTCAAAAGTTGTAAAATTATGTCTCTACCGCCACTTGGGCAGCTGCCATTACTTAGAAAGTTGAGCATAGAAGGCATGGATGGAGTGAAAGAAGTGGGTGTTGAGTTTTTCGGGGTTGGTTCTCCTTCTTCTAAAGCTTTTCCATCTTTGGAGTCACTGATCATAACGAATATGCTGGAGTGGGAGCAGTGGTTTTGTGAAGAGCCTAGACAAGTATTTCCCAATCTGTGTGAGCTTAGAATGAGAAATTGTCCAAAATTGTTTGGGAAATTACCCAAGTTCCTCCCTTCCTTGAAAAATCTTGAAATTTGTGACTGCCCGCGGTTAACTGAGTTGCCTGAAATCCTGCCATCTCTTACCAAAATGAAAGTTGAAAAATGCCAAGAGATGCTTCTTAGAAATGCACATGGTCTAATTTCCCTTACAGCATTGGAAATCCGGAGAATCTCAAATCTTGTAAGTCTACATGAATTGCTTTTACCGGCTTTGGTTGCACTCGAAGATCTGGATATTGTAGATTGCCATGAACTAATGCACTTGTGGCCAGATGAAAGTAACATAGCCAAGCTCCCTAGCATGAGACGGTTATGCATACAGGAGTGTGAGAACCTGGAGTCATTAGTAGAGGGACATGAAGGAATTTTACCCTGCAATCTTCAAGTTTTGATCATAGAGAAGTGTAGAAACTTGAACAAGCTACCAAATGGGCTGCAAAGTCTTGCATATCTCCGAGTCTTGAGAATCAATAGCTGTGCAAAACTCACGTCCTTTCCTGCAGAAGGTTTGCCTAGTTGTCTTAGAGTTCTCAGTATCAGGAATTGTGATTCTTTAGTTTCTCTACCCGAGGGTATCATACATCATGGCAGTGATATCAATGAGATGTCTCATCTTAAGAAGTTGGCTATTGAAGGATGTCCATCACTCGCACCATTTCCTTATGGCAAGTTCCCTGATTCACTTAGAACTCTTACAGTTTGTTATTGCTCAAACCAATTGTTAGAGTTGCAAAATGGTAGGCTTTCTCATCTTACATATTTAGACATAAAAGACTGCCATGAGCTAGAATGTTTCCCACAAGGCGGATTAGCCATTCCAACTCTTATCTACTTTACAATTTCGAGGTGCGAAAATTTGAAGTATCTGCCTGATGAGATGCAAAACCTGGTATCACTTCTGTGTTTTGAGATACATGATTGTGGAAATATAATGTCCTTCCCAAGAGGTTTGCCACCAAACTTAACTACTTTCCGAATAAGCGGTTGCAAGAATCTGAGTCAGCCAATATCAGAATGGGGACTACATAGACTGACCTGTCTAAAACGACTATCGATTAAAGACACGAGCGCAACTGCAGATGTGATTTGCTTTCCTGATGCTGATGGTCTGTTACTTCCAACTTCTCTAACCTTGCTTTGGATAGATGGgcttaaaaatttgaaaagcaTATCAAGGGGACTCCAAAACCTCACCTCTCTTGAAAGTTTATGGATTTGGGACCAAACTCAATTGCTTGCCAAAGGAGGGTCTCCCAGCTACTCTTGCATATATAGAAATTATATCATGTCCTCTTCTCGAAAAACGGTGCTCGAGAAAGAAAGGAGATTATTGGCCCATTATTGCTCACATCCCCTGCATCATTACAGGTTCAACAATGCCCTTAAACCCATGGTTTATGTCAAATTACTTGGTACAGACTTGGGGTCATGCCTAACAACTATACACTTTGCTCAA GCTTTTTTGTATACTGTGCTTGGTCGAAGGCAGAGAAGTATAGGGGCTAATTCCAAAATTCCGTCCATGCTTA
- the LOC136235737 gene encoding putative disease resistance protein At3g14460 isoform X2: protein MHDLIRNLALSVNAEICFNLDDKLQATTSSKAKVRHSSFSRHVCDISQRFEVFYEMMNLRTLLALPIMPSSYHQVSDKMLHDLVPRLRCLMVLSLAGYCIEELPSSIGSLKHLWYLNLSYTGLTKLPESISRLFNLQTLKLHGCQKLTELPRGISNLINLQYLDIRDTDSLQEMPPLVGNLTNLKTLPKFVVGKGHGLGISELMKLTHLQGELHITGLHNVGNVRDSELVNLKEKQNIDSLTLEWTDSLNGVQNEQQVLASLHPHRNLGELSVKFYSGTKFPLWLGDPKFTKMKHLELKSCKIMSLPPLGQLPLLRKLSIEGMDGVKEVGVEFFGVGSPSSKAFPSLESLIITNMLEWEQWFCEEPRQVFPNLCELRMRNCPKLFGKLPKFLPSLKNLEICDCPRLTELPEILPSLTKMKVEKCQEMLLRNAHGLISLTALEIRRISNLVSLHELLLPALVALEDLDIVDCHELMHLWPDESNIAKLPSMRRLCIQECENLESLVEGHEGILPCNLQVLIIEKCRNLNKLPNGLQSLAYLRVLRINSCAKLTSFPAEGLPSCLRVLSIRNCDSLVSLPEGIIHHGSDINEMSHLKKLAIEGCPSLAPFPYGKFPDSLRTLTVCYCSNQLLELQNGRLSHLTYLDIKDCHELECFPQGGLAIPTLIYFTISRCENLKYLPDEMQNLVSLLCFEIHDCGNIMSFPRGLPPNLTTFRISGCKNLSQPISEWGLHRLTCLKRLSIKDTSATADVICFPDADGLLLPTSLTLLWIDGLKNLKSISRGLQNLTSLESLWIWDQTQLLAKGGSPSYSCIYRNYIMSSSRKTVLEKERRLLAHYCSHPLHHYRFNNALKPMVYVKLLGTDLGSCLTTIHFAQAFLYTVLGRRQRSIGANSKIPSMLRCVDTP from the exons ATGCATGACTTGATAAGGAACCTTGCTTTGTCTGTAAATGCTGAAATATGCTTTAACCTGGATGACAAGCTACAAGCAACAACAAGTTCAAAGGCAAAGGTGCGTCATTCATCATTTTCTCGTCATGTTTGTGACATCTCTCAAAGATTTGAAGTCTTTTATGAAATGATGAATTTGCGTACTCTATTGGCATTACCGATCATGCCATCATCTTATCACCAAGTAAGTGATAAGATGCTGCATGACTTGGTTCCCAGATTAAGATGCTTAATGGTGCTATCTTTAGCTGGTTATTGTATTGAGGAGCTACCAAGTTCTATTGGTTCCTTAAAGCATTTGTGGTACCTTAATTTGTCTTATACTGGTCTTACAAAGTTACCCGAATCAATTAGTAGGCTCTTCAACCTCCAAACTCTGAAATTACACGGGTGCCAGAAGCTTACAGAGTTACCTAGAGGTATCAGCAATCTTATAAACCTGCAATATCTTGATATTAGGGATACTGATAGTTTGCAGGAGATGCCACCGCTAGTAGGTAATTTGACAAACCTCAAGACCTTGCCTAAGTTTGTTGTAGGAAAAGGTCATGGACTTGGGATTTCGGAATTGATGAAATTAACTCATCTTCAAGGGGAGCTTCATATTACAGGGTTGCATAATGTGGGGAATGTTAGAGATTCAGAGCTGGTCAACCTAAAGGAGAAGCAGAATATTGATTCATTAACCTTGGAATGGACTGATAGTCTAAATGGTGTGCAAAATGAACAGCAGGTTCTCGCGTCTTTACATCCTCATCGAAATCTAGGAGAGCTTTCTGTTAAGTTCTATAGCGGAACAAAATTCCCATTGTGGTTAGGTGACCCCAAATTCACTAAAATGAAGCATCTTGAGCTCAAAAGTTGTAAAATTATGTCTCTACCGCCACTTGGGCAGCTGCCATTACTTAGAAAGTTGAGCATAGAAGGCATGGATGGAGTGAAAGAAGTGGGTGTTGAGTTTTTCGGGGTTGGTTCTCCTTCTTCTAAAGCTTTTCCATCTTTGGAGTCACTGATCATAACGAATATGCTGGAGTGGGAGCAGTGGTTTTGTGAAGAGCCTAGACAAGTATTTCCCAATCTGTGTGAGCTTAGAATGAGAAATTGTCCAAAATTGTTTGGGAAATTACCCAAGTTCCTCCCTTCCTTGAAAAATCTTGAAATTTGTGACTGCCCGCGGTTAACTGAGTTGCCTGAAATCCTGCCATCTCTTACCAAAATGAAAGTTGAAAAATGCCAAGAGATGCTTCTTAGAAATGCACATGGTCTAATTTCCCTTACAGCATTGGAAATCCGGAGAATCTCAAATCTTGTAAGTCTACATGAATTGCTTTTACCGGCTTTGGTTGCACTCGAAGATCTGGATATTGTAGATTGCCATGAACTAATGCACTTGTGGCCAGATGAAAGTAACATAGCCAAGCTCCCTAGCATGAGACGGTTATGCATACAGGAGTGTGAGAACCTGGAGTCATTAGTAGAGGGACATGAAGGAATTTTACCCTGCAATCTTCAAGTTTTGATCATAGAGAAGTGTAGAAACTTGAACAAGCTACCAAATGGGCTGCAAAGTCTTGCATATCTCCGAGTCTTGAGAATCAATAGCTGTGCAAAACTCACGTCCTTTCCTGCAGAAGGTTTGCCTAGTTGTCTTAGAGTTCTCAGTATCAGGAATTGTGATTCTTTAGTTTCTCTACCCGAGGGTATCATACATCATGGCAGTGATATCAATGAGATGTCTCATCTTAAGAAGTTGGCTATTGAAGGATGTCCATCACTCGCACCATTTCCTTATGGCAAGTTCCCTGATTCACTTAGAACTCTTACAGTTTGTTATTGCTCAAACCAATTGTTAGAGTTGCAAAATGGTAGGCTTTCTCATCTTACATATTTAGACATAAAAGACTGCCATGAGCTAGAATGTTTCCCACAAGGCGGATTAGCCATTCCAACTCTTATCTACTTTACAATTTCGAGGTGCGAAAATTTGAAGTATCTGCCTGATGAGATGCAAAACCTGGTATCACTTCTGTGTTTTGAGATACATGATTGTGGAAATATAATGTCCTTCCCAAGAGGTTTGCCACCAAACTTAACTACTTTCCGAATAAGCGGTTGCAAGAATCTGAGTCAGCCAATATCAGAATGGGGACTACATAGACTGACCTGTCTAAAACGACTATCGATTAAAGACACGAGCGCAACTGCAGATGTGATTTGCTTTCCTGATGCTGATGGTCTGTTACTTCCAACTTCTCTAACCTTGCTTTGGATAGATGGgcttaaaaatttgaaaagcaTATCAAGGGGACTCCAAAACCTCACCTCTCTTGAAAGTTTATGGATTTGGGACCAAACTCAATTGCTTGCCAAAGGAGGGTCTCCCAGCTACTCTTGCATATATAGAAATTATATCATGTCCTCTTCTCGAAAAACGGTGCTCGAGAAAGAAAGGAGATTATTGGCCCATTATTGCTCACATCCCCTGCATCATTACAGGTTCAACAATGCCCTTAAACCCATGGTTTATGTCAAATTACTTGGTACAGACTTGGGGTCATGCCTAACAACTATACACTTTGCTCAA GCTTTTTTGTATACTGTGCTTGGTCGAAGGCAGAGAAGTATAGGGGCTAATTCCAAAATTCCGTCCATGCTTA